CCCGTGCTCTTGCTCCGGCCCAGCTCACGGCCCCGGTTCCGGTCCAGATCGAGACCGAGCATGCGGATGGCGTTGCCGCGCATCAGCTTGTAGACGGTCTCCTCGTCCAGTCCCCGCACGTGGTCGAGGGCGACCTCCTTGGTGTGCGGGAAGGTCGAGTCCACGTGCGGGTAGTCGGTCTCGAAGGTGGCGTTGTCGCGGCCGACGACGTCCAGCGAGGCGATGCCGTGCTTGTCGCGGAAGAAGCAGCAGAAGATCTGCCGGTAGTAGTAGGTCGAGGGCGGTTCGGGGATCAGGTCGCGCACCCCGCCCCACGCCCGGTGCTCCTCCCACACGTCGTCCGCGCGCTCCAGGGCGTACGGGATCCAGCCCATCTGCCCCTCGCTGTAGGCCAGCTTGAGCGTCGGGAACTTCACCAGGACGCCGCTGAAGAGGAAGTCCATCATCGAGGCCATCGCGTTGTTGAAGCTGAGCGACGCCTGCACGGCGGGCGGGGCGTCCGGGGAGGCCGCGGGCATCTGCGAGCTGGAGCCGATGTGCATGTTGACGACCGTGCCGGTCTCCTGGCAGGCGGCGAAGAAGGGGTCCCAGTAGCCGGAGTGGATCGACGGCAGGCCGAGGTGGGTGGGGATCTCGGAGAAGGTCACCGCGCGGACGCCGCGCGCCGCGTTGCGCCGGATCTCGGCCACCGCCAGGTCGATGTCCCACAGCGGGATGATG
This DNA window, taken from Streptomyces sp. TN58, encodes the following:
- a CDS encoding amidohydrolase family protein, giving the protein MELPRIISVDDHVIEPAHLFDVWLPARYRDRGPKALTAGIGELRYTGGRYVITMDPDGPPTDWWIYEDLKFPYKRNIAAVGFDRDDMTLEGITREEMRQGCWDPKARLADMDLNHVEASLCFPTFPRFCGQTFAEAHDKEVALACVRAYNDWMVEEWCGDSGGRLIPLCIIPLWDIDLAVAEIRRNAARGVRAVTFSEIPTHLGLPSIHSGYWDPFFAACQETGTVVNMHIGSSSQMPAASPDAPPAVQASLSFNNAMASMMDFLFSGVLVKFPTLKLAYSEGQMGWIPYALERADDVWEEHRAWGGVRDLIPEPPSTYYYRQIFCCFFRDKHGIASLDVVGRDNATFETDYPHVDSTFPHTKEVALDHVRGLDEETVYKLMRGNAIRMLGLDLDRNRGRELGRSKSTGAGR